One genomic segment of Photobacterium sp. DA100 includes these proteins:
- a CDS encoding ABC transporter substrate-binding protein, with amino-acid sequence MPTTHEFMFEPLVIFNTLQNNKPEYRLATHYQLDKDLMGISFSLRDGVKWSDGKPFSADDVIFSFTLALKHPELDSHGIRLWVESIEKRNDHEVYFRLKKPNSLVAYTLVLLPIVPKHQWQQVDNFAQFTNPTPIGTGPFTEIENLDENGYLQCANPVYWQAEKLHIDCLRYPKVTTNDDFISRISTGEFDWTGSFIPDIERHYASYSPDFRYWLPPASNVSLMFNFRAADPGVRDLFNKVEFRRAISMTLQRQLLIDIAAFGQGKPSRYASGMSERFRSWADPVITEKYLPYMSYNPMLAGDLLDKIGLIDSNGDGWRDLPGGKPLALTIITPKGWSDFNTTAQLISEMLLRIGIKVTPIQADFLQFNEQLAHADYQLAITNYPQGPTPFKYFDMAFNSTYQAPHYPRYAMHYYQNARVDALLAQFPVAATNQQRHQIIRELNQLIANQQVTVPLYNTVEFYQYNTSRFEGWFNKDNPVASPLVWPQAPERLLHVLALRPKKQPKEPQ; translated from the coding sequence ATGCCTACAACCCATGAGTTCATGTTTGAACCGTTAGTCATCTTCAATACACTGCAAAATAACAAGCCGGAATACCGCCTGGCGACTCATTACCAGCTCGACAAAGATCTGATGGGGATCAGCTTTTCGCTTCGTGACGGCGTGAAGTGGTCAGATGGAAAACCATTCAGTGCCGATGACGTGATTTTCTCATTCACCCTGGCACTTAAACATCCAGAACTTGACTCACATGGCATTAGACTATGGGTCGAGTCTATCGAAAAACGTAATGATCATGAGGTCTATTTCAGGCTGAAAAAGCCCAATTCCTTGGTCGCCTATACCCTCGTCCTGCTCCCCATTGTGCCCAAGCACCAATGGCAACAGGTGGACAATTTCGCTCAGTTTACCAACCCGACCCCCATCGGCACCGGGCCTTTTACCGAAATAGAAAACCTCGACGAGAATGGCTATCTGCAGTGTGCCAACCCTGTATATTGGCAAGCCGAGAAACTGCACATTGACTGTTTGCGCTACCCGAAAGTGACGACCAACGACGATTTTATATCGCGTATTTCTACGGGGGAGTTCGACTGGACCGGTAGTTTTATCCCGGATATTGAACGCCACTATGCCTCGTACTCGCCCGACTTCAGATACTGGCTACCACCGGCCAGCAACGTCAGCCTGATGTTCAACTTCAGGGCCGCCGATCCTGGTGTACGAGACCTGTTCAACAAGGTGGAGTTTCGCCGTGCTATCTCAATGACGCTGCAGCGCCAGCTGTTGATTGATATTGCGGCTTTCGGGCAGGGTAAACCCTCTCGCTATGCGTCGGGGATGAGTGAACGCTTCCGTTCCTGGGCCGATCCTGTCATCACGGAAAAATACCTGCCTTACATGTCCTACAACCCGATGCTGGCAGGGGATCTGCTCGACAAGATTGGGCTCATCGACAGCAATGGCGATGGCTGGCGCGATCTGCCTGGCGGCAAACCGTTAGCGCTCACTATCATTACCCCTAAAGGCTGGTCAGATTTCAATACCACCGCCCAGCTGATCAGTGAGATGTTGCTCCGTATCGGGATCAAGGTAACGCCTATCCAGGCTGATTTCCTGCAGTTTAACGAACAGCTCGCCCATGCCGATTACCAGTTGGCGATTACCAACTATCCGCAAGGACCGACCCCCTTCAAGTACTTTGACATGGCGTTCAACAGCACCTATCAGGCACCGCACTACCCCCGCTATGCCATGCACTATTATCAAAATGCCCGGGTTGACGCGCTGCTGGCCCAGTTTCCGGTAGCCGCAACCAACCAGCAGCGCCACCAAATCATCCGCGAGCTCAACCAGCTCATCGCCAACCAGCAGGTCACGGTCCCGCTCTACAACACGGTCGAGTTCTACCAGTACAACACCAGCCGCTTCGAAGGCTGGTTCAACAAAGACAACCCGGTTGCCAGCCCACTGGTTTGGCCGCAGGCCCCCGAACGGCTTCTGCATGTCCTCGCCTTACGGCCAAAAAAACAGCCCAAAGAGCCGCAGTAA
- a CDS encoding ABC transporter ATP-binding protein, translating into MAGEVALDVRDLHKSFGQNEVLKGISLTAHRGDVISIIGSSGSGKSTFLRCINLLETPTQGEIWVNGELIKMKNNRQGEFLPVDEKQVQRIRSRLAMVFQGFNLWSHMTVLGNVIEAPVHVLGVPKAEAIERGEALLKKVGLYERRNYYPGHLSGGQQQRAAIARALAVDPEVMLFDEPTSALDPELVGEVLGVMQDLAQEGRTMLVVTHEMAFARDVSNQVMFLHQGKVEEQGDPAKLFSNPESERLQQFISSIY; encoded by the coding sequence ATGGCAGGTGAAGTGGCGCTTGATGTAAGGGATTTGCATAAGTCTTTTGGCCAGAACGAAGTTCTAAAAGGCATATCGTTAACGGCCCACCGTGGTGATGTAATTTCAATTATCGGCTCATCCGGATCAGGGAAGAGTACTTTCCTGCGTTGTATCAACCTACTGGAAACACCGACTCAGGGCGAGATCTGGGTTAACGGTGAATTGATTAAAATGAAAAACAATCGCCAGGGGGAGTTTTTGCCTGTTGATGAAAAACAGGTACAGCGTATTCGTTCCCGCCTAGCAATGGTATTTCAGGGGTTCAACTTATGGTCACACATGACGGTACTGGGCAATGTGATTGAAGCACCGGTGCATGTACTGGGTGTCCCTAAGGCTGAGGCCATTGAGCGTGGTGAAGCATTGCTGAAAAAGGTTGGCCTCTATGAGCGCCGTAATTATTACCCGGGGCATTTGTCGGGCGGGCAGCAGCAGCGTGCAGCCATCGCCCGAGCACTGGCAGTAGACCCTGAAGTGATGTTGTTTGACGAGCCGACCTCGGCCCTTGACCCCGAACTGGTGGGAGAGGTGCTGGGTGTCATGCAGGATTTGGCGCAGGAAGGCAGGACCATGCTGGTGGTGACCCATGAAATGGCCTTTGCCCGAGACGTGTCCAACCAGGTGATGTTCTTGCACCAGGGGAAAGTGGAAGAGCAGGGTGATCCGGCCAAGCTGTTCTCTAATCCGGAGTCTGAGCGTCTTCAGCAATTTATCTCTTCGATATATTAA
- a CDS encoding ABC transporter substrate-binding protein gives MKKWILAAAVVTALGTTAVQAKEWKTVRFGIEGAYPPFSWTEPNGELRGFDVDMANALCKELEAKCQIVAQDWDGIIPSLLARKYDAIIAAMSITEERKKRVDFTGKYALIPNKFVAKKGTELDFTKEGLKGVKVGVQRATTHDKYLTDNFDGSVEIVRYGSFDDAYLDLKAGRIATVLGDASALEEGLLNKPGGDGYEFIGPSLTDPQWFGDGFGIAVRKQDKDLTKQLDEAIKSLREKGIYQQIASKYFAYDVYGE, from the coding sequence ATGAAAAAATGGATTTTGGCGGCAGCCGTTGTAACAGCTTTGGGTACCACAGCCGTACAGGCAAAAGAGTGGAAGACCGTACGTTTTGGTATTGAGGGGGCTTACCCTCCATTTAGCTGGACCGAGCCAAACGGTGAGCTTCGTGGTTTCGATGTCGATATGGCCAATGCGCTGTGTAAAGAGCTGGAAGCCAAGTGCCAGATCGTTGCCCAGGACTGGGATGGTATTATCCCGTCGCTGCTAGCCCGTAAGTACGATGCTATTATCGCTGCTATGTCTATTACCGAAGAGCGTAAGAAGCGTGTTGATTTCACAGGTAAATATGCCCTTATCCCTAACAAGTTTGTTGCCAAAAAAGGCACTGAGCTCGACTTCACCAAAGAAGGGCTGAAGGGCGTTAAAGTCGGGGTTCAGCGTGCGACTACCCACGATAAGTACCTGACCGATAACTTTGACGGCTCGGTAGAGATTGTTCGCTACGGCTCGTTCGATGATGCTTACCTTGACCTGAAAGCGGGCCGTATTGCCACTGTATTGGGTGATGCCTCTGCACTGGAAGAGGGCCTGCTGAACAAACCGGGTGGTGACGGCTATGAGTTTATCGGCCCATCGCTGACGGATCCGCAATGGTTCGGTGACGGTTTCGGTATCGCGGTTCGCAAGCAAGACAAAGATCTGACCAAGCAGCTTGATGAAGCGATCAAGTCACTTCGTGAGAAAGGCATCTACCAGCAGATTGCCTCGAAATACTTTGCTTACGACGTTTACGGTGAGTAA
- a CDS encoding ABC transporter permease, producing MIDLKGYEWSLVEGAWITLQVALLSLVLAMILGMLGALAKLSPYRWARAIATFYTTVIRGIPDLVLMMLIFFGGQMLLNDSLYRINESLNEYFTSSDPNHEWTAYLPDYIEISPFIAGILTIGFIFGAYMAETFRGAILAVDKGELEAGKAYGMSGFLSFRRILLPQMIRHALPGFGNNWLVLLKTTALVSVIGLDDMVRKGALAAGTTQMPFTFYMAVAVIFLLFTSLSTTGLKWAERKFSIHTR from the coding sequence TTGATTGATTTGAAAGGTTATGAGTGGTCACTGGTGGAAGGGGCATGGATTACCCTGCAGGTCGCTCTGCTATCACTGGTACTGGCGATGATATTGGGTATGCTTGGCGCGTTGGCGAAGCTATCTCCGTATCGCTGGGCGAGGGCAATCGCCACCTTCTATACCACAGTGATCCGTGGTATCCCTGATTTGGTACTGATGATGCTGATCTTCTTCGGCGGGCAGATGCTGCTCAATGACAGCCTCTACCGGATCAATGAATCTCTCAACGAGTATTTTACCTCATCCGATCCCAATCATGAGTGGACTGCCTATCTGCCTGATTATATTGAGATCAGTCCGTTTATCGCCGGGATCTTGACTATCGGCTTTATCTTCGGTGCCTATATGGCAGAGACCTTCCGCGGCGCGATTCTGGCGGTTGATAAAGGCGAGCTGGAAGCCGGCAAGGCCTACGGCATGAGCGGCTTCCTGTCGTTCCGCCGCATATTGCTGCCGCAGATGATCCGCCATGCATTGCCGGGTTTTGGTAACAACTGGCTGGTATTGCTGAAAACGACCGCCTTGGTTTCCGTGATTGGCCTTGATGATATGGTGCGCAAGGGAGCACTCGCTGCCGGGACGACCCAGATGCCCTTTACCTTTTACATGGCTGTGGCGGTTATTTTCCTTCTGTTTACGTCGCTCTCGACAACTGGCCTCAAGTGGGCCGAGCGTAAATTCAGTATTCACACGAGGTAG
- a CDS encoding ABC transporter permease — protein sequence MDFSILADSWPIYWQGFYTTVWLVAAALVIGLVIAIPIGIARNSKVPLVFGPAWAFIYFFRGTPLLIQLYLIYYGLSQLISVQGTLWQEAWFCALVAFVLNTAAYTAEIVRGSINSMPKGEIEAAKAYGMSPTQAFRRIILPSSLRRALPAYSNEVIFMLHGSAVAGIVTIVDLTGAAKIVNSRYYAPFESYLFAGMFYMVLTFVILWGFRKLEGRWMRHMRPLS from the coding sequence ATGGACTTCAGTATTCTGGCCGACTCGTGGCCGATTTATTGGCAGGGGTTTTACACCACGGTATGGTTGGTGGCCGCTGCGTTGGTGATTGGCTTGGTGATTGCCATTCCGATCGGGATTGCCCGTAACAGCAAGGTACCGCTAGTTTTCGGACCAGCATGGGCGTTTATCTATTTTTTCCGTGGCACGCCGCTGCTGATCCAGCTTTATCTGATTTACTATGGATTGAGCCAGTTAATCAGCGTACAGGGCACACTGTGGCAGGAAGCGTGGTTCTGCGCGCTGGTGGCTTTTGTGCTCAATACCGCAGCCTACACCGCAGAGATTGTCCGGGGTTCGATTAACAGTATGCCGAAAGGCGAAATCGAAGCAGCCAAGGCGTACGGCATGAGCCCCACTCAGGCGTTCCGCCGGATCATCCTGCCGAGCTCGCTGCGCCGTGCGCTGCCTGCTTACAGTAATGAGGTGATTTTCATGCTGCACGGCTCGGCCGTGGCCGGTATTGTCACCATTGTCGATCTGACCGGGGCGGCCAAAATCGTGAATTCCCGTTACTACGCGCCGTTTGAATCCTACCTGTTTGCCGGTATGTTCTATATGGTGCTGACCTTTGTCATTCTGTGGGGCTTCCGCAAGCTCGAGGGGCGCTGGATGAGGCATATGCGGCCATTGTCGTAG
- the grxB gene encoding glutaredoxin 2, which produces MKLFVFDHCPFCIKAMMVAGLKKADIELVYLQNHDVDARIDKVGANLVPILQKEDGSYMAESLDIAAYIDALDGNPVLATGSNDDSISTWADIARPYSSRLLYPRWMKVELPEFQCEEAKAWFTKNKTAMIEQDFDDAFSKSAEYLAELNATFEKLSWLQLPSERSNVLSYDDVNLFPSLRNLTVVKGVQFPERIRQYIDEVAALTSTSLYDDIAV; this is translated from the coding sequence ATGAAACTGTTTGTATTTGACCACTGCCCTTTCTGTATCAAGGCCATGATGGTGGCAGGTCTGAAAAAGGCAGACATTGAACTGGTCTACCTGCAGAACCATGACGTGGACGCACGTATCGACAAAGTCGGTGCCAACCTAGTGCCTATCCTCCAAAAAGAAGACGGCAGCTACATGGCCGAAAGCCTCGACATCGCCGCTTATATCGATGCCCTCGATGGTAACCCGGTATTGGCGACCGGCAGCAATGACGACAGCATCAGCACGTGGGCTGATATTGCCCGCCCCTACAGCAGCCGCTTGCTATACCCGCGCTGGATGAAGGTCGAGCTGCCAGAGTTCCAATGCGAAGAAGCCAAGGCGTGGTTTACCAAGAACAAGACCGCGATGATCGAGCAGGACTTCGACGATGCCTTCAGCAAATCTGCGGAGTACCTGGCCGAGCTCAATGCCACTTTCGAGAAGCTGTCATGGCTGCAGTTGCCGTCTGAGCGCAGCAATGTGTTGAGCTACGATGACGTCAACCTGTTCCCTTCACTGCGCAACCTGACCGTAGTGAAAGGCGTCCAGTTCCCTGAACGCATCCGCCAGTACATTGATGAAGTAGCCGCTCTGACATCGACATCGCTCTACGACGATATCGCGGTGTAA
- the xthA gene encoding exodeoxyribonuclease III, whose protein sequence is MKVISFNINGLRARLHQLQALIDKHQPDVIGLQEIKVHDEAFPIEDVEAMGYKVYHHGQKAHYGVAMLCKQEPVEVRKGFPTDDEEAQRRMIMATFEQEDGRKITVLNGYFPQGDNISHETKFPAKEKFYADLMTYLNQHHSNDEELIVMGDINISPVDLDIGIGPANAKRWLKTGKCSFQPIEREWLKTLLDWGFVDTFRQLHPEVDDKFSWFDYRSKGFVDNRGLRIDVVLATPSLAERCVEAGIDYELRGIDKPSDHAPIWSTFQ, encoded by the coding sequence ATGAAAGTCATCTCCTTCAACATCAACGGCCTCCGTGCTCGCCTTCATCAACTGCAAGCTTTGATCGACAAACACCAGCCAGACGTGATCGGCCTGCAGGAAATCAAAGTCCACGACGAGGCCTTCCCGATCGAAGATGTCGAAGCGATGGGCTACAAAGTCTACCACCATGGCCAAAAAGCCCACTACGGTGTCGCCATGCTGTGCAAGCAGGAGCCCGTTGAAGTACGCAAAGGCTTCCCGACCGATGACGAAGAGGCCCAGCGCCGTATGATCATGGCGACCTTCGAGCAGGAAGATGGCCGCAAGATCACGGTGTTGAACGGCTACTTCCCACAGGGTGACAACATTAGCCACGAAACCAAGTTCCCGGCCAAGGAGAAGTTCTACGCCGATCTGATGACCTACCTCAACCAACACCACAGCAACGACGAAGAATTGATTGTGATGGGCGATATCAACATCAGTCCCGTTGATCTGGATATCGGCATCGGCCCGGCCAACGCCAAGCGCTGGCTGAAGACCGGCAAATGTTCATTCCAGCCTATCGAGCGAGAATGGCTCAAAACCCTGCTCGACTGGGGCTTTGTCGATACCTTCCGCCAGCTTCACCCAGAGGTTGACGACAAGTTCTCGTGGTTCGACTACCGCTCGAAAGGCTTCGTCGATAACCGCGGCCTACGCATTGACGTGGTACTCGCAACGCCGTCTCTGGCTGAACGCTGTGTTGAGGCAGGCATCGATTACGAGCTACGCGGTATCGATAAGCCGTCAGACCATGCCCCTATTTGGTCCACTTTCCAATAA
- a CDS encoding GlsB/YeaQ/YmgE family stress response membrane protein, producing the protein MGIISWIILGLIAGALAKWLMPGDDGGGWIATMGLGIAGAFVGGWVGSFIGLGAATGVNFGSLVTATFGALILLFVYNKFIRK; encoded by the coding sequence ATGGGAATTATTTCTTGGATTATTCTTGGGCTTATTGCCGGTGCGCTGGCGAAGTGGCTAATGCCTGGGGATGACGGTGGTGGCTGGATAGCAACAATGGGCCTCGGTATTGCCGGTGCGTTTGTCGGCGGCTGGGTGGGATCGTTTATCGGTCTCGGAGCGGCAACTGGCGTGAACTTCGGTAGCCTGGTTACGGCGACCTTCGGGGCGTTGATCCTGTTGTTTGTGTATAACAAGTTCATACGAAAATAA
- a CDS encoding glutathione S-transferase family protein, producing MGKLVKGVWHDVWYETDNNKGEFVREDAGFRNWLTADGSAGPNGETGFKAELGRYHLYVSLACPWAHRTLIFRALKGLAPHIDVTVVSPDMRTKGWEFPQPEPLYGYQYLHQIYTKAKSDYTGRVTVPVLWDKKTETIVSNESSEIIRMFNAAFNELTADQQDFFPSELRQDIEQWNDFIYPNINNGVYRCGFATTQAAYDTAFDNLFGALEKLDTHLATSRYLVGTRLTEADWRLFTTLVRFDAVYVGHFKCNLKRIADYPNLQGYLRELYQYPGVAETVDMYHIKRHYYYSHNMINPTGIVPKGPELDFSSPHGRHHLC from the coding sequence ATGGGTAAGTTAGTAAAGGGCGTTTGGCATGATGTCTGGTACGAGACCGACAACAACAAGGGAGAGTTTGTCCGTGAGGATGCTGGGTTTAGAAACTGGTTGACGGCTGACGGCAGCGCTGGGCCCAATGGCGAAACCGGCTTCAAGGCTGAATTGGGCCGTTACCACTTGTATGTCTCGCTGGCTTGCCCGTGGGCACATCGCACCCTGATTTTCCGTGCACTTAAAGGCTTGGCTCCCCATATTGATGTCACCGTGGTCAGCCCGGACATGCGTACCAAAGGCTGGGAGTTTCCGCAGCCGGAGCCGCTTTATGGCTATCAATACCTGCACCAGATTTATACCAAGGCCAAAAGTGATTACACCGGGCGGGTAACGGTGCCGGTGCTTTGGGACAAGAAGACAGAAACCATTGTGAGCAATGAGTCGTCGGAGATCATCCGGATGTTCAACGCAGCGTTCAATGAGCTCACGGCTGATCAGCAGGACTTCTTCCCCAGCGAGCTGCGCCAGGACATCGAACAGTGGAATGATTTTATTTATCCCAATATCAACAACGGGGTCTATCGCTGTGGTTTTGCCACAACCCAAGCTGCTTACGACACCGCTTTTGACAACCTTTTCGGGGCACTCGAGAAGCTGGATACCCATTTGGCGACCAGTCGCTACTTGGTTGGGACCAGGCTGACAGAAGCGGACTGGCGCCTGTTTACCACGCTAGTGCGGTTTGATGCGGTATATGTCGGGCATTTCAAATGTAACCTTAAGCGCATTGCCGATTACCCCAACCTCCAAGGATACCTTAGGGAGCTATACCAGTATCCGGGGGTGGCCGAAACGGTCGATATGTACCATATCAAGCGCCACTACTATTACAGCCACAATATGATTAACCCGACCGGTATTGTCCCCAAAGGGCCAGAGCTGGACTTCTCATCCCCCCATGGCCGGCATCACCTCTGTTAG
- a CDS encoding response regulator — protein sequence MPNNQGQPQGQTLPLHAVKALIVDDQRLATTMLKSILQQIGLTHINTAYDHQQAQQHCEHIAYDVLLIDYHLEGPLTGTELINLLRRRKLVSPYCGIIMISGDHSAEVILTSMSVEPDCFMAKPITADMVKAKLLSTLEECALRAPVYKALLKQDRQQAIAVCKKQLMHTGYHHKLEGLLLDLLIEDGQWRQAEKYASILRKHHPSPRLSLISAKILHHNNQLKAAIHLLECQLQQSPLHIELYDYLASYQEQDKAYYDALSCAQKALKLTPSISHRALKVAQLAADLDRVEQVLKAGQNLANHLPIIDVEWIICLAEYMAIFEQVYFSQPSLSQRQHLKLELQKINKRAHSRVMPAQEPFLNAYSHIFMSRLLLGNAQPLKAKRRLLLGLSPFFNKIPQLPSVILADTLPLLIHLGETQLISSIMQAIEKRNRFDGHSQNRLSDIKQQTHLAERIKQLEEQLSEAYRVLQTSSEQAFPRYQKIVHEYPLCSEANLGFLQCMLDLNTGSEEDIKHNMKAISSMPLPNDLENWRKELLEGMISKKASPHQHRVALTYKKQTQRFLDTETTSAG from the coding sequence ATGCCAAACAATCAGGGTCAACCTCAAGGACAAACACTGCCCCTGCACGCAGTGAAAGCCCTGATAGTTGACGATCAGCGTTTAGCGACAACCATGCTCAAGTCTATTTTGCAGCAAATCGGGTTAACCCATATCAACACGGCATACGATCACCAGCAGGCCCAGCAACACTGCGAGCATATTGCCTACGATGTCCTGCTCATCGACTACCATCTGGAAGGCCCTCTCACCGGCACCGAACTGATAAACTTGCTTCGTCGCAGAAAGCTGGTTTCGCCTTACTGCGGTATTATCATGATTTCCGGCGATCACTCGGCCGAGGTCATATTAACCAGCATGTCGGTGGAGCCCGACTGCTTCATGGCCAAGCCGATCACCGCTGATATGGTCAAAGCCAAGCTGCTCTCGACCCTAGAAGAATGTGCACTGCGGGCTCCTGTTTACAAAGCTCTGCTCAAGCAAGACCGGCAACAGGCCATTGCGGTTTGCAAAAAGCAACTTATGCATACTGGCTACCACCACAAACTCGAAGGATTATTGCTGGACTTGCTGATCGAAGATGGCCAGTGGCGCCAAGCCGAGAAATATGCCAGCATCCTGAGAAAGCACCATCCGTCACCCAGGCTGAGCCTCATCTCGGCAAAGATCCTGCACCACAATAACCAGCTCAAAGCGGCTATTCATCTTTTGGAATGCCAGCTCCAGCAATCACCACTGCACATTGAGCTCTACGACTACCTTGCCAGTTACCAAGAGCAAGACAAAGCCTATTACGATGCCCTGAGCTGTGCCCAAAAAGCACTCAAGCTCACCCCGAGCATCAGCCATCGCGCCCTCAAGGTTGCTCAGCTGGCCGCTGATCTGGATCGGGTTGAACAAGTGCTCAAAGCGGGCCAAAACCTTGCCAACCACCTGCCGATCATCGATGTCGAATGGATTATCTGCCTGGCAGAGTACATGGCTATTTTCGAGCAGGTTTATTTCAGCCAACCATCGCTCAGCCAGCGCCAGCATCTTAAGCTCGAGTTGCAAAAAATCAATAAGCGCGCCCATTCGCGGGTGATGCCGGCCCAGGAACCGTTCCTCAACGCCTACAGTCATATCTTCATGAGCCGGTTGCTACTTGGCAATGCGCAGCCTCTCAAGGCCAAACGACGCTTACTGCTAGGACTATCACCATTTTTCAATAAGATCCCCCAACTCCCGTCGGTAATTTTGGCCGATACCCTCCCGCTATTGATCCATCTCGGTGAAACCCAGCTGATCAGCAGTATCATGCAGGCGATAGAAAAACGTAACCGATTTGACGGCCATAGCCAAAACCGACTCAGCGATATCAAACAGCAAACCCACCTTGCTGAGAGAATCAAACAACTTGAGGAGCAGTTGAGCGAGGCTTACCGAGTATTGCAAACATCGTCGGAGCAGGCATTTCCCCGCTACCAGAAGATTGTCCATGAGTATCCGCTTTGCAGCGAAGCCAATCTCGGCTTCCTGCAATGTATGCTGGATCTCAATACGGGCAGCGAAGAGGATATAAAACACAATATGAAAGCCATCAGCTCCATGCCACTGCCCAATGACTTGGAGAACTGGCGCAAAGAGCTACTGGAAGGAATGATCAGTAAGAAAGCCTCCCCGCACCAGCATAGGGTCGCGCTGACCTACAAAAAGCAAACCCAGCGCTTTCTTGATACCGAAACCACCTCCGCCGGCTAA
- a CDS encoding efflux RND transporter periplasmic adaptor subunit — translation MKKVLVAAMVTAALTGCGYFYFQSQSVAAEQPSARSAREIPVTLGQVSAHSVAQSLSLVGKLEAQRSVNIATQVAARVEQIAIGVNSKVEKGELLVQLDDAKPKAAYAEAQAYLNDEKRKYNEYQKLVSRGAITQTELDAQLASVNIADARLQAAKADLADHAIRAPFSGTVGLVDFSEGHMLTVGSELFSLDDLSLMRLDIQVPEQYLSFLREGMTVEATSQAWPGRAFSGQIKAIDSRVQADSLNIRVRVVFDNPEALLKPGMLMAAKIGFAPQDAAVIPVQALEYSGTKRFVYLVDETGKAHRTEVKLGVRVENEVVIESGVGIGDRIVVQGLVNMRDGVQVNDIMAQRNQNAPKQQVPTGDDA, via the coding sequence ATGAAAAAGGTCCTTGTTGCGGCAATGGTGACTGCCGCGTTAACAGGTTGCGGCTATTTTTACTTCCAGAGTCAATCGGTAGCCGCCGAGCAGCCAAGTGCGCGTTCGGCTCGCGAGATCCCGGTGACACTTGGTCAAGTGAGTGCCCACTCTGTTGCTCAGTCTTTGTCATTGGTCGGTAAGCTTGAAGCGCAGCGCTCGGTTAATATCGCTACCCAAGTTGCCGCCCGTGTTGAGCAAATCGCGATTGGGGTAAACAGCAAGGTCGAGAAAGGCGAGCTGTTGGTTCAGCTTGATGATGCCAAGCCGAAAGCAGCATACGCAGAGGCCCAGGCTTACTTGAATGACGAAAAGCGCAAGTACAACGAATACCAGAAGCTAGTGAGCCGCGGGGCGATCACCCAAACGGAGTTGGATGCCCAGCTTGCCAGCGTCAATATTGCCGATGCCAGATTGCAGGCGGCAAAAGCCGATTTGGCCGATCATGCTATCCGCGCACCCTTTAGCGGTACCGTTGGTTTGGTGGACTTTAGCGAGGGCCATATGCTGACCGTCGGCAGTGAGCTGTTTTCGCTTGATGATCTGTCATTAATGCGTCTGGATATTCAGGTACCCGAGCAGTATCTCTCTTTCCTGCGCGAGGGCATGACCGTGGAAGCCACGAGCCAAGCCTGGCCGGGCAGGGCGTTTAGCGGCCAAATTAAGGCGATTGACTCCCGTGTCCAGGCCGACTCCCTCAATATCCGTGTTCGCGTGGTGTTTGATAACCCGGAAGCTTTGCTCAAGCCGGGTATGCTGATGGCGGCCAAGATTGGCTTTGCTCCGCAAGATGCAGCAGTGATCCCGGTGCAGGCACTGGAGTATTCAGGCACCAAGCGCTTCGTGTATTTGGTTGATGAAACCGGTAAAGCCCACCGGACCGAAGTCAAACTCGGTGTGCGGGTAGAGAACGAAGTGGTGATTGAGTCCGGGGTGGGTATTGGCGATCGTATTGTGGTTCAGGGACTGGTCAATATGCGTGACGGGGTGCAGGTTAATGACATCATGGCGCAAAGAAACCAAAACGCACCGAAACAACAGGTTCCAACGGGAGATGATGCTTAA